From a single Kitasatospora azatica KCTC 9699 genomic region:
- a CDS encoding Imm21 family immunity protein encodes MRLGPRTDWLNTDFGRYVLCPASQVGSWQGTEADEVDMDAVGRVRIGGLDALTLAGEPLQICYLADTMTFARQVFADDDELLPGAVRQAVADGEWDEGFTVRLGGRYLLMDLALPGATGAGESLEIVLPYGLYQVLFTTVTPTEDAQFRLDRLRAAS; translated from the coding sequence ATGAGGCTAGGTCCGCGGACGGACTGGCTGAACACCGACTTCGGACGGTACGTCCTCTGTCCGGCGTCCCAGGTGGGGTCCTGGCAGGGCACCGAGGCCGACGAGGTCGACATGGACGCGGTGGGGCGGGTGCGCATCGGCGGCCTGGACGCGCTGACCCTCGCCGGTGAGCCGCTGCAGATCTGCTACCTCGCCGACACCATGACCTTCGCCCGGCAGGTCTTCGCCGATGACGACGAACTCCTTCCGGGCGCGGTCCGGCAGGCTGTGGCGGACGGGGAGTGGGATGAGGGGTTCACCGTCCGGCTCGGCGGCCGGTATCTCCTGATGGACCTGGCGCTGCCCGGCGCGACCGGAGCGGGCGAGTCGCTGGAGATCGTTCTCCCGTACGGGCTCTACCAGGTGCTCTTTACCACGGTCACGCCGACCGAGGATGCGCAGTTCCGGCTGGACCGTCTGCGTGCCGCGTCCTGA
- a CDS encoding SUKH-4 family immunity protein → MLASDGPPGLMGLPGAPRHGAPAAGVGLGRGAASTPPPPPPAGLRGAPGQPAASVPPPAAGGGLGRGAASAPPPPPPGGLLHTGGSGPESHAAAVGRGSASTPPPPPPSGLLGGRPAGAAASTPSASPAGPAAGAADLADAATSKAAVPARPGTPGLAQAATQLATPGPGGYGFPAPTGGPTGAPQTAPPAAAASAAPPAGFPGAPVPGAAAPVPGLPPQGAPVPPGVPTVGPGYLAVLSYRAPDGSEQKVMHRSEPGTPHPEWRILQELRRLNVPAEQVLELHTELESCDLPGGYCHRLITSSWPNVRVTHTAGYGRDQAARQTGMAHLLNHLDELHQLAGGPRRSRPVRAPLPAPGTVPPRPPVPPQQLAAELAQFFGPAVFRYEQRAVSRQGVPEIVAQTLVWAGLPTNFGPFFWAHAPENRPIPTLAELAAERGRTVGPEAGGYLVLGNDYGRQLCVQYGTAAVVAVDLDGTNEPPRFVNSGVPEFVRSLALLGRMWPLRYGLTPDQAGRWTTDFQAELIALDPAALQAPDTWWAVLLEQFWDGLL, encoded by the coding sequence ATGCTCGCCTCCGACGGCCCGCCCGGGCTGATGGGTCTGCCTGGTGCCCCCCGTCACGGGGCGCCCGCCGCCGGCGTCGGGCTCGGCCGTGGTGCCGCGAGCACCCCGCCGCCCCCGCCGCCCGCCGGTCTGCGGGGCGCTCCCGGCCAGCCCGCCGCCTCCGTCCCGCCGCCCGCCGCAGGCGGTGGGCTGGGTCGCGGTGCGGCCAGTGCGCCGCCCCCGCCGCCGCCCGGCGGTCTGCTGCACACGGGTGGCAGCGGTCCGGAGAGCCACGCCGCCGCCGTCGGCCGAGGCTCCGCCTCGACCCCGCCGCCGCCCCCGCCGTCGGGTCTGCTCGGCGGCCGGCCGGCCGGTGCCGCCGCGTCCACGCCGTCGGCGAGCCCCGCCGGGCCGGCCGCCGGCGCGGCCGATCTGGCGGACGCCGCGACCAGCAAGGCCGCGGTGCCGGCGCGCCCGGGTACGCCCGGCCTCGCGCAGGCCGCGACCCAGCTGGCCACGCCGGGCCCCGGCGGCTACGGCTTCCCGGCCCCGACCGGCGGGCCGACCGGTGCCCCGCAGACCGCGCCGCCGGCCGCCGCAGCGTCGGCCGCGCCGCCGGCCGGCTTCCCCGGCGCGCCGGTGCCCGGTGCCGCCGCGCCGGTCCCCGGCCTGCCGCCGCAGGGCGCGCCGGTCCCGCCGGGCGTGCCCACGGTCGGCCCCGGCTACCTCGCGGTGCTCAGCTACCGGGCCCCCGACGGCTCCGAGCAGAAGGTGATGCACCGCAGCGAGCCCGGCACCCCGCACCCGGAGTGGCGGATCCTGCAGGAGCTGCGCCGGCTGAACGTGCCCGCCGAGCAGGTGCTCGAGCTGCACACCGAGCTGGAGTCCTGCGACCTGCCCGGCGGCTACTGCCACCGGCTGATCACCTCCTCCTGGCCGAACGTCCGGGTCACCCACACGGCCGGTTACGGCCGTGACCAGGCGGCCCGCCAGACGGGCATGGCGCACCTGCTCAACCACCTGGACGAGCTGCACCAGCTGGCCGGCGGTCCGCGCCGCTCGCGTCCGGTGCGGGCCCCGCTGCCCGCGCCGGGCACCGTGCCGCCGCGCCCGCCGGTACCGCCGCAGCAGCTGGCCGCCGAGCTGGCGCAGTTCTTCGGCCCGGCCGTGTTCCGCTACGAGCAGCGGGCGGTCTCCCGCCAGGGGGTGCCGGAGATCGTCGCGCAGACCCTGGTCTGGGCCGGTCTGCCGACCAACTTCGGGCCGTTCTTCTGGGCGCACGCCCCGGAGAACCGGCCGATCCCGACGCTGGCCGAGCTGGCCGCCGAGCGCGGCCGCACGGTCGGCCCGGAGGCGGGCGGTTACCTGGTGCTCGGCAACGACTACGGGCGCCAGCTCTGTGTGCAGTACGGCACAGCCGCGGTGGTCGCGGTGGATCTGGACGGAACCAATGAGCCGCCGCGCTTCGTCAACAGCGGTGTGCCGGAGTTCGTCCGGTCGCTCGCCCTGCTCGGTCGGATGTGGCCGTTGCGCTACGGCCTGACCCCCGATCAGGCCGGGCGCTGGACCACCGACTTCCAGGCCGAGCTGATCGCGCTCGACCCGGCCGCCCTCCAGGCGCCGGACACCTGGTGGGCGGTCCTCCTGGAGCAGTTCTGGGACGGCCTGCTGTAG
- a CDS encoding UDP binding domain-containing protein yields the protein MEDIPNERHKKNTGDARETPAARIAELLTALGVEVRAADPHVLTGVHLPGQRGPFNSVPRVTATPEELAAADAVLLLADHDAFDYPTVTEHARYVLACRNRVSGAQVEVL from the coding sequence GTGGAGGACATCCCGAACGAGCGGCACAAGAAGAACACCGGCGACGCCCGCGAGACCCCCGCCGCCCGGATCGCCGAACTGCTCACCGCGCTGGGCGTCGAGGTCCGCGCGGCCGACCCGCACGTCCTGACCGGCGTCCACCTCCCCGGCCAACGCGGCCCCTTCAACAGCGTCCCGCGCGTCACCGCCACCCCCGAGGAACTCGCCGCCGCCGACGCCGTCCTGCTCCTCGCCGACCACGACGCCTTCGACTACCCGACGGTCACCGAGCACGCCCGCTACGTCCTCGCCTGTCGCAACCGGGTGTCCGGCGCGCAGGTGGAGGTGCTGTAG